In Deltaproteobacteria bacterium, the genomic stretch AATTGATTTTTCATAGGCCATTATGGCCTGACCATAGGCCTTTTCTTGGTAATAAATGGAAGCAAGCATGTAGTGGAGATCGGAATTCGTCGGATTTCGCCTGATTTCCTTGACCAGGACTTTTTCAAGGAAGTGGCTGTTCAAGGTTTTACCCATCTCACCAAAGTTGATAGCATACCCGAAGTGACCCGTGAACAAAAGCCCGGCCACGAATACCGCGATACTCCTTCGCAGTTTCCGGTCGTGGCGGAGTATCCAGCGCCTGTCCATCTCGCATTTGTTCAAAAAATCGATCCGCTGGCGAATACTGAAATGATGCCAGCTTGGTCTGTCGTGAGCTTGGCCGCTATAGGCAGCGATCTTTTCGAGGGACGAAACAAGCCCCCGGCCTGTCCCCAGAAGAGTAAATGCGTGAAGATCTGCCTGTCGTTCACAATTACGCATGAAATAGCCAAAAACATAGCGGAAGTAGATCAGAAGCGTGGCGGCCATGGCCACTGTGAAAAGAATTGATGTGAGAGTGGATAGTTCGCCCCCCTGGCCGCGCATAATGGGAAATGCCAGATTGCCGTACAGGATGGCATAAAGAATAAGGTCAAACACAGCGTATGAAAGAACGATAAAACCCAGAAAAAATACGACATAAAGGACGAGATGCCTTTTCTTGACGTGCCCGATCTCGTGGGCCATGACGGCGTTGATTTCATCATCATCTAGGATTTGCAGAAGGCCTTCGGTCACAAGGATATAACGAAATCTCTTCACGAGCCCCATGACTCCGGCTGTCAGAAGCCTTCCCTGGAAGATAGGCCACCTTAGAATATTGTTGTATCCCAGCTTGGCCCTCTCGCACATGGCTTCGATCAGTTTGCGTTTCGGACCCGGCGGGAGTGGACGACATTGCCAGAAAAACTTAATCAAAGAAGGCGCCACAATGATGAGTGCCGCCAGGAAACATGAAAAGAAAATGAGCTGTCCCTCTGGTTTGGCCAGCAGCCGCCTTGGGGTGTCAAAAGGAAGGAGATTGATGATATCTACGCCTGCTGAGATCAGGAGCCAGGGCAAGATCACGGGAAAGTGAAACCAAATGTTGGAGAGCACATAGGATCGCCTTGAGACATTGGTTCCAAACAGGCGTTGATAGGGCCTGTGGGCAATAGCCCAGATGATCGCGAGGTAGGCGACAAAAAGCACAATAAAAAAAAGGGCTGTCAGGGCTGGCGAAGCCGAAAGGACCGGTATGGCCATGGCGAAGTGTTTGAGGTTTAACACGTAGATATTTACGGAAAAAATCACAATGGCCATGATGGCCTGTCGATTAAACAGCCGGTCGAACCGGCCGTGCAGGCCAGAGGAACCCAGGAGATCGATCTTTCTTGAAAGGGTGCCAAAGGCAGCCCGCGTGGCCGCTACAAATAAGGCCAGGAGAGCCAAAAAGGCAATCAGGGTTTCAAACGGTCCGAAATAAGGCTCCTCAGGGGGGTAATAGGTAGTGTAAATGAGGAGGACTAGAATGAAGTAGATGAAATTGCCAAACATGTGAAGGAATGGTCTCGCAAAACAGAACTAATCCTCAAGATAAGAAACGGGCCGTCGCGTACGCTTGGCCTCACTGCGGCGACGTTTTTCATCCAACCGGCGCCTCTTTGATGCCGGCGTCAGCCTCGTTTTGCGGCGGCTTTTGGGCTTTTCAGCCGCCTTTCGGATCAAAAGGACCAGACGGTCGATCGCGTCCTGACGGTTCCTTTCCTGTTTACGAAACCGCCGGGCATCGATAATCAGCACGCCTCCTTCGGTAATCCGCCTGCCGGCGAGACGCATAAGGCGATTGCGAACGTCATCCGGCAAGGACCGCGAGTTGCCCACGTCGAAGCGGAGCTGCACGGCAGTGGCCACCTTATTGACATTCTGCCCACCCGGTCCGGAGGCGCGGATGAAATCCTCTTGGATTTCGCTCTCGTCAATTGCTATGGTACGTGTGATGTGAATCATGCAAAGGCCTTTACCATCAAAGGTATGGCCACGAATGTCCCCAGGGCGCTGCCCATATTCGTAAATACCACGACGAGCAAAACCCGTGTAATCTTATTTTTCCAAAATCCCTTCACGGACAAGATGTCTTCTGTAAGGCCCTCGAAATCCCTGACTTTTGGTTTTCCCAACACGACCTCTACCAGTCCGGCAACCCAGCCGGCGGCAATCATGGGATTAAGCGATGTCAGGGGAGCGGCGACAATCGCTGACAGGACGGTCAGTGGATGGGCCAATGCCATCCCTGCGCCGAGACCTGCCAGCACACCATTGGCCATGACCCAGGACTTTATCATATGGGTTCCGGCGACAGTTCCTGCGGCAAAAAAGCCCCACATAATCAACCCAAGTATGCCCGCGGGGATGCCCCACTTCAAAAAAGCGGTCAGCTTGGGTTTTGGTGGCATTTCGTCCAGGACGTCCATATCTATTTGCTTTTCCCAACACCTTTTCATGCCAGGAACGTGTCCGGCGCCCACCACGGAGACTATCTTTTTCCCTGGTGCGGTTCTGGTTTTATAGGCAAGGTACTGATCCCGCTCGTCTATCAAGATGCGCCGCAGTTCAGGAAGCGCTTCCCCGATTTCAGAAAGTAGCGTCTCCAGGACGTCCATGTTCTTCATCTTCTCGACGTCCTCCTCTTTGATCTTGTCCACTTCCCCCGCGGAAATAA encodes the following:
- a CDS encoding M48 family metalloprotease — encoded protein: MFGNFIYFILVLLIYTTYYPPEEPYFGPFETLIAFLALLALFVAATRAAFGTLSRKIDLLGSSGLHGRFDRLFNRQAIMAIVIFSVNIYVLNLKHFAMAIPVLSASPALTALFFIVLFVAYLAIIWAIAHRPYQRLFGTNVSRRSYVLSNIWFHFPVILPWLLISAGVDIINLLPFDTPRRLLAKPEGQLIFFSCFLAALIIVAPSLIKFFWQCRPLPPGPKRKLIEAMCERAKLGYNNILRWPIFQGRLLTAGVMGLVKRFRYILVTEGLLQILDDDEINAVMAHEIGHVKKRHLVLYVVFFLGFIVLSYAVFDLILYAILYGNLAFPIMRGQGGELSTLTSILFTVAMAATLLIYFRYVFGYFMRNCERQADLHAFTLLGTGRGLVSSLEKIAAYSGQAHDRPSWHHFSIRQRIDFLNKCEMDRRWILRHDRKLRRSIAVFVAGLLFTGHFGYAINFGEMGKTLNSHFLEKVLVKEIRRNPTNSDLHYMLASIYYQEKAYGQAIMAYEKSIELAPQHAEALNNLAWIYATCDRSQYRDPTKALDYAEQAAALDPAPHILDTLAESYHVNGLHQKAIGTIKRALASAPKERDYYEGQLRKFEKASIEDWGVEELGN
- the arfB gene encoding aminoacyl-tRNA hydrolase, which translates into the protein MIHITRTIAIDESEIQEDFIRASGPGGQNVNKVATAVQLRFDVGNSRSLPDDVRNRLMRLAGRRITEGGVLIIDARRFRKQERNRQDAIDRLVLLIRKAAEKPKSRRKTRLTPASKRRRLDEKRRRSEAKRTRRPVSYLED
- a CDS encoding TraB/GumN family protein, with the translated sequence MWNNKNIHQLSFEEKEIILVGTAHVSRQSAELVTRVIEAEKPETVCIELCESRYQSITQKDRWQNMDLLKVIKEKKAFLLLSNLMLASFQKRIGRKLGIKPGEEMMKAIEAAEKAGARIHLADRDIRTTLSRTWRLMGVWTKIKLLGHLVISAGEVDKIKEEDVEKMKNMDVLETLLSEIGEALPELRRILIDERDQYLAYKTRTAPGKKIVSVVGAGHVPGMKRCWEKQIDMDVLDEMPPKPKLTAFLKWGIPAGILGLIMWGFFAAGTVAGTHMIKSWVMANGVLAGLGAGMALAHPLTVLSAIVAAPLTSLNPMIAAGWVAGLVEVVLGKPKVRDFEGLTEDILSVKGFWKNKITRVLLVVVFTNMGSALGTFVAIPLMVKAFA